The proteins below come from a single Halobacillus salinarum genomic window:
- a CDS encoding TVP38/TMEM64 family protein → MYLMDITLEQLKQMAENDRLFDYIIQQFEQFESLGPLPGILLPMLEAFLPILPLVGFVLANSVVYGLYKGFLYSWIGAVVGAILVFLIVRRLGQKRFFKFVSRHKQVRRVMSWLEDHGFGPLFLLMCFPFSPSSIINVVSGLSKVNRQQFILATILGKSVMIFTISYVGSSIKEFAQNPVKTIVVGACIFLFWMIGKYIERRIHRKSERRKQQGD, encoded by the coding sequence ATGTACTTAATGGATATTACGTTAGAACAACTAAAGCAAATGGCTGAAAACGATCGATTGTTTGACTATATCATCCAGCAATTTGAACAATTCGAGAGCTTAGGACCGCTTCCTGGAATCCTTCTGCCCATGCTGGAAGCATTTTTACCGATCCTTCCTTTAGTTGGATTTGTGCTGGCTAATTCCGTTGTTTATGGACTGTATAAAGGTTTTTTGTATTCATGGATTGGAGCTGTAGTGGGAGCGATCCTTGTGTTTCTCATAGTCAGACGGCTGGGGCAAAAGCGCTTTTTTAAGTTTGTCAGCCGTCACAAGCAGGTCCGAAGAGTAATGAGCTGGCTGGAAGACCATGGCTTCGGGCCGCTTTTTCTGCTCATGTGCTTTCCCTTTTCTCCATCTTCGATCATCAATGTGGTTTCAGGGCTTTCAAAGGTGAATAGACAACAATTTATATTAGCGACGATACTTGGAAAGTCTGTGATGATCTTCACCATTTCCTATGTGGGGAGCAGTATAAAAGAGTTTGCTCAAAATCCAGTAAAAACGATTGTTGTAGGAGCGTGTATTTTTTTATTTTGGATGATAGGAAAGTACATTGAACGAAGAATCCATCGAAAGTCGGAACGAAGAAAGCAGCAGGGCGATTAA
- a CDS encoding DUF3939 domain-containing protein translates to MMWNRKKKKQANQALEKKDLSIHDVRQAVHAYADDKPQSVPLSVLIHEDLTLDYELLSPYLHAIPTKIYYMSRETYQIFEEEDYQLAKDMDVVQEAVDEYMKQTQEIPIIESDPYKRINYYKLEKLNLLPYRPNREFYMTNEEFMITYKKPEN, encoded by the coding sequence ATGATGTGGAATCGCAAGAAAAAAAAGCAGGCCAACCAGGCTTTAGAGAAGAAGGACCTTTCCATTCACGACGTACGGCAGGCAGTACATGCATATGCTGATGACAAGCCGCAATCCGTACCGCTCAGTGTACTGATTCATGAAGACTTAACTTTGGACTATGAACTGTTATCCCCTTATCTCCATGCTATTCCTACAAAAATATATTACATGTCTAGGGAAACGTACCAAATTTTTGAGGAGGAAGATTACCAGCTCGCTAAGGATATGGACGTTGTTCAAGAAGCAGTGGATGAATACATGAAACAAACACAGGAAATTCCAATCATCGAAAGTGACCCTTATAAACGTATTAATTATTATAAGCTTGAAAAGCTGAATTTGTTACCATATCGCCCGAACAGAGAATTTTACATGACAAATGAAGAATTTATGATTACGTATAAAAAACCGGAAAATTAA
- the lepB gene encoding signal peptidase I, whose translation MRKYRKMIRTILFALALAFVFRYFIFASYIVDGESMEPTLNDGNLLMVNKVVYDWHSVGRQDVIVFHANKKEDYVKRVIGVAGDKIRFKDDKLYVNSKIVPEHYLDPLRPHDGELFTEDFTLEQVTQHERVPEGKIFVMGDNRRDSLDSRYFGFVSIDQVVGKVDVRYWPVSQLALQFKAE comes from the coding sequence ATGAGAAAATATCGCAAAATGATCCGGACTATCCTATTTGCCTTAGCGCTTGCATTTGTATTCAGGTATTTTATTTTTGCGAGTTATATCGTAGATGGAGAATCGATGGAACCAACGCTGAATGACGGAAACCTGTTGATGGTAAATAAAGTCGTGTATGATTGGCACAGTGTCGGCAGGCAGGATGTCATTGTATTTCATGCCAATAAGAAAGAGGATTATGTTAAACGAGTGATTGGGGTCGCCGGTGATAAGATTAGATTTAAGGATGACAAGCTCTATGTAAATAGCAAAATTGTGCCTGAACATTATTTAGATCCGCTCCGTCCGCATGATGGAGAGCTTTTTACTGAGGATTTCACCCTTGAACAAGTAACGCAGCACGAGCGCGTCCCTGAAGGGAAGATATTTGTTATGGGAGACAACCGTCGTGATAGTCTAGACAGCCGCTATTTTGGTTTCGTTTCTATTGATCAGGTTGTTGGAAAAGTAGACGTTCGCTATTGGCCGGTGTCTCAGCTTGCCTTGCAGTTTAAAGCGGAATGA
- a CDS encoding competence protein ComK produces MLRRMDVALKTEYEVNPQTMALIAEYNEVGQVITKVMEKKECFYLSKYPGLVIDESCHYFGSSLEGQISGTKQVAGFTHKPPIVISSAMGMYFFPIISPKRKECSWIAHNFIRSYKAEEDQTTTLYFFNGTTVHVPVSEGMIANQVQRTAQFRFILEDRLRHSAVFQSERVAEPYA; encoded by the coding sequence ATGTTGAGAAGAATGGATGTTGCTTTAAAAACTGAATACGAAGTGAACCCTCAAACGATGGCACTGATTGCAGAGTACAATGAGGTAGGACAAGTAATCACGAAAGTCATGGAAAAGAAAGAGTGCTTTTACTTGTCGAAGTATCCTGGTCTTGTGATTGATGAATCGTGTCATTATTTTGGCAGCAGTTTAGAGGGGCAGATTTCCGGTACCAAACAAGTAGCCGGTTTTACACACAAACCCCCCATCGTGATTTCCTCTGCTATGGGAATGTATTTCTTCCCTATAATCTCCCCGAAACGAAAAGAGTGTTCCTGGATTGCCCATAATTTTATCCGGTCCTATAAAGCTGAGGAAGACCAGACTACCACCCTTTACTTCTTCAATGGCACTACTGTTCATGTCCCTGTATCTGAAGGAATGATTGCAAATCAAGTGCAGCGTACAGCTCAGTTTCGATTCATCCTGGAGGACCGCTTAAGGCATTCTGCGGTTTTTCAAAGTGAGCGTGTTGCTGAGCCTTATGCATAA
- the addB gene encoding helicase-exonuclease AddAB subunit AddB — translation MGIRFLLGRSGAGKSSRCLEEIETKLQKDPKGPSIIYIVPDQMTFQQEYALLKRDGIEGAIRAQVFSFSRLAWRVLQETGGDTKKFISSTGVQMMLRKIVEERTSDWRVFQKAIEKQGFIEQLEGMITEFKRYRISPETLRAQMNALDQFVHTTSHESALREKLDDLYYIYERLTDALREQYIDSEDQLQLLADKISQAQFLENAEVYVDGFHSFTPQEYVVIEELMKKVSSVHVTLTTEAPQAEENAELDLFHETKETFFSLQNLAHEAGVSVEEVLPLDHKEGRFKNRPFFRHMEEYFDTRPAPPFHGESPIQIAEAVHPRAEVEGVAQEILRLVREEGYRYKDIALLMREPEVYHSLVDTLFEDYHIPVFIDEKRTMLNHPLIELIRSGLDVVEGDFRYDALFRLLKTGFISGMDRQHPLDADAVDELENYVLEYGIRSRNRWFEDKPWLYQRFRGFEQAAQTDEEKEKQVRINAYRTQVKSALQSFDRQLREARTVSERAEVLYLWLEQIQAPEKLEQWRDYYDAQGEIESAREQEQVWDAIVQLLDEMVEMAGDEPVSLSLFRNTMDSGLEALSFAHVPPSMDHVIVGSVDRSRVTGIKVSFLLGVTEGMWPMKPPADGLISERERNLLAEHGMRLAAGSQRQLLDDRFYVYLSLTMPKDKLYVSYPLSNEEGKSKLPASLVQRLEELFPVCQNHVLWQDPDDLTDAERFITTPEKTRGALTAQLARYLKGYLLQPVWWEVLNWYIFHESKGGLTQRVLQSLFYRNQPVNLSKETKDQLFPKTLSTSVSRLETYNRCSYQYFAQHSLNLEARRTYKLDAPDIGQLFHEALKQITEWVRAEGKNFAELNRGDADHYARQATAHLAPVLQNQILHSSNRYQYIQRKLEGVIARAAYVLSEQARKTQFSPVGLELGFGSGKDSPLPPLFLDLPNGYELMLRGRIDRVDRALSEDELYLRIIDYKSSARGLSLMEVYYGLSLQMLAYLDVVLTNAEYWLGAKASPAGVLYFHVHNPMITGTQMLADEKIEAEIFKKFKMQGLLLENERIVQLMDTGLQKGQSQIIPAGLKANGGFYKNSKTADSDRFKALTHYIRDVMKESGTSITEGEIKLNPFQQQQQTACSFCPYRSVCQFDPTLEENQFRRMQNLKEEEALEAIVKREEGS, via the coding sequence ATGGGGATACGTTTTTTATTAGGGCGTTCAGGAGCAGGAAAGAGCAGCCGCTGCCTTGAGGAAATTGAAACTAAATTACAAAAGGATCCTAAAGGTCCTTCTATTATTTATATAGTGCCCGACCAAATGACTTTTCAACAAGAATACGCGCTGTTGAAAAGAGATGGCATCGAAGGAGCTATTCGAGCTCAAGTATTCAGTTTTTCCCGATTAGCCTGGAGAGTACTTCAGGAAACAGGGGGAGACACAAAAAAGTTTATCAGTTCTACGGGAGTCCAAATGATGCTGAGAAAAATTGTGGAAGAGAGGACCTCGGATTGGCGCGTCTTTCAGAAAGCCATTGAAAAGCAGGGCTTTATTGAACAGCTCGAAGGCATGATTACTGAGTTTAAGCGATATAGAATCTCCCCGGAAACTCTACGGGCTCAAATGAATGCTCTCGATCAATTCGTTCATACGACTTCTCATGAATCTGCCTTGCGGGAAAAGCTGGATGATCTCTATTACATTTACGAGCGCCTTACGGATGCTTTAAGAGAGCAGTACATAGACAGTGAAGACCAGCTCCAATTATTAGCCGATAAAATTTCGCAAGCCCAGTTTCTTGAAAATGCTGAAGTGTACGTGGATGGATTTCACAGCTTTACCCCACAGGAGTACGTGGTGATTGAAGAATTAATGAAAAAGGTGAGTTCTGTTCATGTAACGTTAACGACCGAAGCGCCGCAGGCTGAGGAAAACGCTGAATTAGACTTATTCCATGAAACGAAAGAAACCTTTTTTAGTTTGCAGAACCTTGCTCATGAAGCCGGGGTGTCTGTAGAAGAAGTCCTGCCCCTTGATCATAAAGAAGGGAGGTTTAAAAACAGGCCGTTCTTCAGACATATGGAAGAGTACTTTGATACACGTCCTGCCCCTCCTTTTCATGGAGAGTCTCCGATACAAATTGCTGAAGCTGTCCATCCCCGTGCTGAAGTTGAAGGCGTAGCTCAGGAAATTCTCCGGCTTGTCAGGGAAGAAGGGTACCGCTATAAAGATATTGCTTTATTGATGAGGGAACCCGAAGTTTATCATAGCTTAGTGGATACGTTGTTTGAAGACTACCATATTCCTGTCTTTATCGATGAAAAAAGAACGATGCTCAATCATCCGCTCATTGAATTGATTCGTTCGGGACTGGATGTTGTGGAAGGGGATTTTAGATACGATGCGCTTTTTCGACTGTTAAAAACAGGTTTTATTTCAGGGATGGACCGGCAGCACCCCCTGGATGCCGATGCGGTTGATGAACTGGAAAATTATGTGCTTGAGTATGGGATACGCTCAAGGAACCGCTGGTTTGAAGATAAGCCTTGGCTCTATCAGAGATTCAGAGGCTTTGAGCAGGCAGCTCAAACCGATGAGGAAAAAGAGAAGCAAGTTCGTATTAATGCCTATAGAACTCAAGTAAAATCCGCCCTGCAATCGTTTGACAGGCAGCTGAGGGAAGCTCGTACTGTCAGTGAGAGAGCAGAGGTTCTATATTTATGGCTAGAGCAGATTCAAGCGCCAGAGAAACTCGAACAATGGCGGGATTATTACGATGCTCAAGGAGAAATTGAAAGTGCGAGAGAGCAGGAACAAGTGTGGGATGCTATCGTACAGCTTCTTGATGAGATGGTAGAAATGGCCGGCGACGAACCTGTGTCTTTGTCTTTGTTTAGAAACACCATGGACAGTGGGCTGGAGGCTCTTTCTTTTGCTCACGTGCCGCCGAGCATGGACCATGTCATCGTAGGTAGTGTAGATCGTTCAAGGGTTACAGGGATAAAAGTGTCGTTCCTTCTTGGAGTTACAGAAGGGATGTGGCCGATGAAGCCGCCAGCTGACGGGCTTATCTCAGAAAGAGAAAGAAATCTGCTGGCTGAACATGGGATGCGCCTGGCTGCAGGAAGCCAGCGACAGCTGCTGGATGATCGCTTCTATGTTTATTTATCGTTAACCATGCCGAAAGATAAGCTTTACGTGAGCTATCCTTTGAGTAATGAAGAAGGAAAATCAAAGCTCCCGGCTTCTCTAGTCCAACGTTTAGAAGAACTGTTCCCAGTGTGTCAGAATCATGTTCTCTGGCAGGATCCTGATGACCTCACTGATGCAGAGCGGTTTATTACAACACCTGAAAAAACACGTGGCGCACTGACTGCTCAGCTTGCCCGTTATTTAAAGGGCTATTTGCTCCAGCCCGTCTGGTGGGAGGTGCTTAACTGGTATATTTTTCATGAGAGCAAAGGAGGGCTTACCCAGCGGGTCCTGCAAAGTTTGTTTTATCGAAATCAGCCTGTTAATTTATCGAAAGAAACAAAAGACCAATTATTTCCTAAAACACTCAGTACAAGTGTGTCAAGGTTGGAAACCTATAATCGGTGTTCCTACCAATACTTTGCCCAGCACAGCTTGAATTTGGAAGCGAGGCGGACTTACAAGCTGGATGCTCCGGATATTGGACAGTTGTTTCATGAAGCGCTTAAGCAAATCACTGAATGGGTGCGGGCAGAAGGGAAAAACTTCGCTGAGCTTAATAGGGGAGATGCGGATCACTATGCCAGGCAGGCAACTGCTCATCTGGCTCCGGTTTTGCAAAACCAGATTTTGCACAGCTCGAACCGGTACCAATACATTCAGCGGAAGTTGGAGGGGGTTATTGCAAGAGCTGCTTATGTATTAAGTGAACAAGCCCGTAAGACTCAATTTTCTCCCGTCGGGCTGGAGCTTGGTTTTGGAAGCGGCAAAGACAGCCCGCTGCCACCACTGTTTCTTGACTTGCCAAATGGTTACGAACTCATGCTCCGTGGACGGATTGACCGTGTTGATCGTGCACTTTCTGAAGATGAGTTGTATTTAAGAATTATTGATTATAAGTCGAGTGCCAGAGGTTTGAGCCTAATGGAGGTATATTATGGTCTCTCCTTACAAATGCTCGCTTATTTAGATGTAGTGCTGACAAATGCTGAATATTGGCTTGGAGCTAAAGCTTCTCCTGCCGGGGTGCTTTATTTCCATGTCCATAATCCGATGATTACTGGGACTCAGATGCTTGCGGATGAAAAAATAGAAGCAGAAATTTTTAAAAAGTTTAAAATGCAAGGACTACTGCTTGAAAATGAGCGAATCGTTCAATTGATGGATACTGGGCTTCAAAAAGGGCAGAGTCAAATTATCCCTGCAGGCTTAAAGGCGAATGGAGGCTTTTATAAAAATTCTAAAACGGCTGATTCGGATCGTTTTAAAGCTTTAACCCACTATATTAGAGACGTAATGAAAGAATCAGGGACAAGCATCACTGAAGGGGAAATTAAGCTTAATCCATTTCAGCAGCAACAACAGACGGCATGCAGCTTCTGCCCATACCGGTCCGTCTGTCAGTTTGATCCAACGCTGGAAGAAAACCAATTCCGCAGGATGCAGAATTTAAAAGAAGAAGAAGCTTTGGAAGCAATAGTAAAGAGAGAGGAAGGAAGCTGA